The nucleotide window ACTTATGATGCAACCTAAATTCTTCTAGGATCAAATAACTTCAATGTTTTTCTTGATTGGATAATGGATATAGTTCTTATATGCTATAGTTTTCTTGGCATCTCATAGCTTACTGTAATTTTATATAGGGAATTAccttatcttattttatttttcctaacaaaGCAGCATCTTGTTCACAGCTCCCATCGTGGTTTCTAGACCTAGAGCTGCACCGGCACATCTATCCTCCAATTCTACATCACTTGGCTCTTCAAACAAGGGGAACCATTCAAATTTGATTCTTATTTTTGGTATTTCTGCTGGCATACTGGTTTTTGCTATAATATCAGTGCTTATAATTTGTTCGTGCACATTCCATAAGGGAAAGACAGAAGCATTTCCCAAGGAATCTGGTATGTTTATAAGCAAAAAACTATGAATTTTCTGTTGGCCTAAGGTATAaatgttttgattattttaataacaTTTGGAACTGGCACTGATCTCGTCCCTAGTTATACGTTGATGAAATGTGGAATAAGAAAACTCGTTTTTCCCTATCCTTTTCAAGTAGGATGACTGTAATTGCTAACCGGATCTCGTGATTGAGCTGAAAGAAGAGAGGAAGAAAAAGGTTTCAGAAAACATTAGTGTGCCTGATTTTGCACATCTAGTCACACCTTATGAATGAGATTGCAGATTGATTTTGTGGTATTGTTTTATGTTCAGATTCTTGCTGACACTATAAATGGTCTAATCCCCTTGCATTGTTTTTTCAGTAAAGCCAAGGACAACAGATGTAGTTGAGCGAGCAGGATCTTTTCCCCACCCAAGCAGTACAAGGTTTCTACAGTATGAAGAACTCAAAGAGGCGACAAACAACTTTGCTCCTGCGAGCATACTGGGGGAAGGGGGGTTCGGCAGGGTTTTCAAGGGTGTTTTAAGTGATGGTACTGCTGTAGCAATTAAAAGGCTTACCAATGGAGGACCACAAGGAGATAAAGAGTTTTTGGTTGAAGTTGAAATGCTTAGCAGGTTGCATCATCGTAATCTTGTGAAACTTGTAGGTTACTATAGTAGTCGCGACTCTTCACAAAACCTACTTTGTTATGAGCTTGTTCCAAATGGAAGCTTAGAATCATGGCTCCATGGTATTTTGCCCCTCTAAATTCGACCCTGTGTGCAGCTCATTTGTTGATGTTATCCTTTTAGCTGCGGTCAATTGTGATACTTTATGCTGACTTTACCCTGTTTTGCCTCAGGCCCCTTGGGAGTAAATTGTCCTTTGGACTGGGACACCAGAATGAAGATTGCACTTGATGCGGCAAGAGGACTTGCATACCTGCATGAGGACTCACAACCATGTGTTATCCACAGAGATTTCAAAGCATCCAATATATTACTTGAGAATAACTTTCATGCTAAAGTAGCTGATTTTGGACTTGCAAAACAAGCACCTGAAGGCAGAACAAATTACCTGTCTACTCGTGTAATGGGCACATTTGGGTTGGTTTTCATACACTACCCTTGTAAATCTTGCTTTCTCTTGTTTAAATTGAGACTAAGGTAGAGCGGCATTGGTTTTTAGGTATGTAGCTCCTGAATACGCAATGACTGGACATCTACTCGTAAAAAGTGATGTTTACAGCTATGGAGTCGTACTGCTTGAGTTACTCACAGGAAGGAAACCTGTAGATATGTCACAACCATCAGGACAGGAAAACCTTGTTACTTGGGTGAGTAGTAACGTAGAGTTAGCCTCACTGTTGCTAATGCTTCTATATACGGATTTTATGCGATTAGGAATTGGTGGACCTGAACCTTTATTAATCACTTGATCTGCTAGATAACTCAAGTTGGCTGTTCTGGTTTCAGGCGAGGCCAATCCTAAGAGACAAGGATCGGCTGGAAGAGCTTTCTGATCCAGGGCTCGGGGGGAAGTACCCGAAAGAAGATTTCATACGAGTTTGCACAATTGCTGCTGCTTGTGTTGCTCCTGAGGCGAGTCAAAGGCCCACAATGGGTGAAGTAGTACAGTCGTTAAAAATGGTGCAGCGTATTACAGAATATCAGGATTCCATGTTGACTGTTTCCAATAACCGGCCCAACCAGAGGCAATCTTCAACTACCTTTGAGTCTGATGAGATGTCTTCAATGTTCTCTTCTGGTCCTTGCTCTGGTCTAAGTGCTTTCGACAATGACATTTCACGGACAGCGGTTTCCTCAGAAGATCTGCATGAAGGACGATAAACAATTCTCAAGGTTGAGCAAGTGAAGCGGAATCGATCCTTCATACCGAAGCTTGGAACTGAATACAACAATGTGAAATTTACTTGGTAGGAAATGATAAAATTGGAAATAGGATTTTTAGAAATGTAGTTTGCATGGGATGGAGAATGGGTAAATTCTTCCTAATTGTGCCAATTTTTAAGTTTCCCCCATGCATGTAGTGCTCGATGAAATTTTGTACATATGTTTCTTAGatttctttcttatttttatattgaacTTTTTGGTTAAATTATCAAAATAGACACTTTTGTTTActtcaagttacattttagtcatttatgtttgaattgttaCGTTTTAGTTATTTATATTGTCATTTTGTTATGAAATGACCACTGAATTGTTATAGACTGTTAATGGTATAACGGTAATCTAATATGCTTGTTATTTCATCATACCAGacaaattttaaatcaaatcacACAATTAATCActgtttattttttaaacaatttaattttttttctttttttctttattcttttttcctttattttctctCTTCTCGTACTCTTCAATGCATAATATTGTATCTAAAGGTTAAaggataaaattaaaattttaatcaaatttcaattcatcaattt belongs to Gossypium arboreum isolate Shixiya-1 chromosome 7, ASM2569848v2, whole genome shotgun sequence and includes:
- the LOC108458107 gene encoding proline-rich receptor-like protein kinase PERK3, giving the protein MSVLALLNPRGALGNVCSFLVKLVVLCCAISITNADFSGNLQVPAQSPTTAAEGAPAVSDLPSPSNLPLVHRPSRRHFAPRSAPTLVAPAQSPLRGPLITAGHPPISSRLSKPLMKRSALVPPGRGLPNIAPTQISAGPIPAGLAQPPLSPEVSNCCQPDSILKPGTHGCHCVYPIKLDLLLLNVSQNPDRNAFLVELTSQLDLLPNQIEIINFYVLSLSRLNISMDIIPHTGISFSASDASKINSSLVMHRVHFDPNVVGDYQILNFTWFEPPAPAPAPIVVSRPRAAPAHLSSNSTSLGSSNKGNHSNLILIFGISAGILVFAIISVLIICSCTFHKGKTEAFPKESVKPRTTDVVERAGSFPHPSSTRFLQYEELKEATNNFAPASILGEGGFGRVFKGVLSDGTAVAIKRLTNGGPQGDKEFLVEVEMLSRLHHRNLVKLVGYYSSRDSSQNLLCYELVPNGSLESWLHGPLGVNCPLDWDTRMKIALDAARGLAYLHEDSQPCVIHRDFKASNILLENNFHAKVADFGLAKQAPEGRTNYLSTRVMGTFGYVAPEYAMTGHLLVKSDVYSYGVVLLELLTGRKPVDMSQPSGQENLVTWARPILRDKDRLEELSDPGLGGKYPKEDFIRVCTIAAACVAPEASQRPTMGEVVQSLKMVQRITEYQDSMLTVSNNRPNQRQSSTTFESDEMSSMFSSGPCSGLSAFDNDISRTAVSSEDLHEGR